Within the Prevotella scopos JCM 17725 genome, the region ACATCACTAATAAAACAAGGGATTAGATTATGAAGAGAATTATTTTAACGCTTTGTATGACTATGATAGCCTGTATAACGGCATTCGCTCAAAAGGCATTGTTCGATAAATACAGCGAAACAGATGGTGTCTCCACTGTCTACATATCGCGTAATATGATGCGAATGATGGGCAATGTGAAAGCAGGTAACAAGGATATCAGCAAGGTTGCAGGCCGTCTCGACTATCTGCAGATACTCTCCTGCGAACGTCCTTCACTAATTCCTTCTATCAAGAAGTCTGCCCAAAGTATCTTCAATCAACAAAAGTATTCGATTGTAATGCAAGTCAATGAGGGGGGCGAACATACTACTATCTACGAGCGGCATTACCCGAATGGAAAGAAAGAGTTTGCCCTACTCTCCATAGAACGCAACGAGATAACAATTATCAACCTACTTGGTAATATCTCTCTACAGGATATTCAAGGAATAGCTGGTGGAAAATAATCCACCAGCTTTTTTGGTTATATAATAGAAATAGAGTACTTTTGCATAAAATAAGGAGGTATAATTATGAATAGGACCATAAATATTCCAAGTGCAGACAACGCCTTCTTGGAGATGTTAGCACAAAAGATGGGATGGACTATAAGTCAAATCAACTCTCATACAGAGAAGTATAAAAAGCCAGACTTAAACACACCAGAGAAAAGGAAAAAAGCAATAGAGTTGCTTCAATCCATCGCTGGTAAACTGCCAAACAGTCATTTAGAAAGCTGGAAACAAGCAAAAGAAGATTATCTAAGAACAAAACACTTATGAGAATCTTCTTAGATACCAATATCCTCATAGATCTTCTTGAGGCAAGAGGTGAGTTCACACAGAATGCACTGAAAGTGGCAAGTATGGTTATTAACAA harbors:
- a CDS encoding DUF4252 domain-containing protein, with protein sequence MKRIILTLCMTMIACITAFAQKALFDKYSETDGVSTVYISRNMMRMMGNVKAGNKDISKVAGRLDYLQILSCERPSLIPSIKKSAQSIFNQQKYSIVMQVNEGGEHTTIYERHYPNGKKEFALLSIERNEITIINLLGNISLQDIQGIAGGK